The Haloferax sp. Atlit-12N genome window below encodes:
- a CDS encoding NAD(+)/NADH kinase — MKVGIVAQKGNSRAAYLAADASEALAEVDAEAVVDAATAEKLGVEGVPVESLDDCDLVVSIGGDGTFLYAARGADGVPILGVNLGEVGFLNAVSPDDAIDEVLAEVAAFREGSQSIREVPRIVASGDGWEMDPSMNEVVVHGPRRGHGGGADLEVRVNGSVYSGGHADGVLVTTPAGSSAYNLSEGGPLVHPGVEGLVVTEMAADAGMPPLVVPLDAAVTVSVTGAPSSVVVGDGRTRRTVSPPTEIHIERSDSPVRLAGPTSDFFEALGKLD; from the coding sequence ATGAAGGTCGGCATCGTCGCACAGAAAGGCAACAGCCGGGCCGCGTATCTCGCCGCGGACGCGAGCGAGGCGCTCGCCGAAGTCGACGCCGAGGCGGTCGTCGACGCGGCGACCGCCGAGAAGTTGGGCGTCGAGGGCGTCCCCGTCGAGTCGCTGGACGACTGCGACCTCGTAGTGAGCATCGGCGGCGACGGAACGTTTCTCTACGCCGCCCGCGGTGCCGACGGCGTCCCCATCCTCGGTGTCAACCTCGGCGAGGTCGGCTTCCTCAACGCGGTCTCGCCCGACGACGCCATCGACGAGGTGCTGGCCGAAGTCGCCGCGTTTCGGGAGGGGAGCCAGTCGATTCGGGAGGTCCCCAGAATCGTCGCCAGCGGCGACGGCTGGGAGATGGACCCATCGATGAACGAGGTCGTCGTCCACGGCCCGCGCCGGGGTCACGGCGGCGGCGCGGACTTGGAAGTCCGCGTGAACGGCTCCGTGTACTCCGGCGGCCACGCCGACGGCGTGCTCGTCACGACGCCCGCGGGCAGTTCCGCCTACAACCTCAGCGAGGGCGGGCCGCTCGTCCACCCCGGCGTCGAGGGACTCGTCGTCACCGAGATGGCGGCCGACGCGGGGATGCCGCCGCTCGTCGTCCCATTGGATGCTGCGGTGACCGTCAGCGTCACCGGCGCGCCGTCGTCGGTCGTCGTCGGCGACGGCCGGACCCGACGGACGGTGTCGCCGCCGACGGAGATTCACATCGAGCGGTCCGACTCGCCGGTCCGACTCGCCGGTCCGACCTCTGACTTCTTCGAAGCGCTCGGAAAACTCGACTGA
- a CDS encoding SDR family oxidoreductase, with product MARNRGRVLLAGATGRTGRHVLDALAETPLVVRALTRDTDAESDLRARGADEVVVGDLLDPDDARRAVLDADAVVSAVGVSAGLETIRGDLVDGAGVVNLVDAATASGAQRFVLMSSIGVGDSKGGLPLSLRALLTASGVLSAKERSETRLRDAPLDHTIIRPGALTDAPATADVVVGEGGDSVCGSVPRADVANVLAHSLFTRETENRTFEVVSRPGLRGRADNVVDIDWTPLPRAEASGDEGERELAE from the coding sequence ATGGCACGCAATCGCGGTCGCGTCCTCCTCGCCGGTGCGACGGGTCGGACCGGCCGACACGTCCTCGATGCGCTGGCCGAGACGCCCCTCGTCGTCAGGGCGCTGACCCGCGACACCGACGCCGAATCCGACCTCCGAGCGCGCGGTGCAGACGAGGTCGTCGTCGGCGACCTCCTCGACCCCGACGACGCCCGGCGGGCGGTTCTCGACGCCGACGCCGTCGTCTCCGCGGTCGGCGTCTCGGCGGGACTCGAAACCATCCGCGGCGACCTCGTCGACGGCGCGGGCGTCGTCAACCTCGTGGACGCCGCGACCGCCTCCGGCGCGCAGCGGTTCGTTCTTATGTCCTCCATCGGCGTCGGCGACTCGAAGGGCGGACTCCCGCTGTCGCTCCGCGCGCTTCTCACCGCGTCGGGCGTCCTCTCGGCGAAGGAACGAAGCGAGACGCGGCTTCGAGACGCGCCGCTCGACCACACGATTATCAGGCCCGGCGCGCTCACCGACGCCCCCGCGACCGCCGACGTGGTCGTCGGCGAGGGCGGCGACTCGGTCTGCGGAAGCGTCCCCCGCGCGGACGTGGCGAACGTCCTCGCGCACTCGCTTTTCACCCGCGAGACCGAAAACCGGACGTTCGAGGTCGTCTCTCGGCCAGGACTCCGCGGGCGGGCGGACAACGTGGTCGACATCGACTGGACGCCGCTCCCCCGCGCCGAGGCGTCGGGGGACGAGGGCGAACGAGAACTTGCGGAGTAG
- a CDS encoding KaiC domain-containing protein has product MSDDDWFERALRERDDGETDADDADPDESEQRDDGETDGSPESDAVADPADEPSEDDTETGNSGGESLSFDDRAPFGGDDDRFDGDDDPFSTDFATAFENAPMPDAGGGLGGEQSGDEFGFGPGPGESEPPSFDDEEFDSDIDRIDIGIEGLDDMILGGVPERSLMVTIGSAGTGKTTFGLQFLRKALEDGDSGVYITLEESRERILDTADEKGWDFSKHEAEGRLAVVDLDPVEMANSLSSIRNDLPRLVEEFGADRLVLDSVSLLEMMYDHPSKRRSEVFNFTRSLKDAGVTTMLTSEADQSNPYVSRHGIVEYLSDAVFVLQYVRNDDFRETRLAIEIQKIRDANHSRETKPYELTNEGISVYQQANIF; this is encoded by the coding sequence GTGAGTGACGACGACTGGTTCGAGCGAGCACTCCGCGAGCGCGACGACGGCGAGACCGACGCAGACGACGCGGACCCGGACGAAAGCGAGCAGCGCGACGACGGTGAGACCGACGGGTCCCCCGAGAGCGATGCGGTCGCGGACCCCGCGGACGAACCGTCGGAAGATGACACCGAGACCGGGAACAGCGGCGGAGAGTCTCTGTCGTTCGATGACCGCGCCCCCTTCGGCGGTGACGACGACCGCTTCGACGGCGATGACGACCCGTTTTCGACCGACTTCGCCACGGCGTTCGAGAACGCGCCGATGCCCGACGCGGGCGGCGGCCTCGGCGGCGAGCAGTCCGGCGACGAGTTCGGATTCGGCCCGGGGCCGGGGGAGTCGGAACCGCCGTCGTTCGACGACGAGGAGTTCGATTCCGACATCGACCGCATCGACATCGGTATCGAAGGTCTCGACGACATGATTCTCGGCGGCGTCCCCGAGCGGTCGCTCATGGTCACTATCGGGAGCGCCGGGACCGGCAAGACGACGTTCGGCCTGCAGTTCCTCCGGAAGGCGCTCGAAGACGGCGACAGCGGCGTCTACATCACGCTCGAAGAGAGCCGCGAGCGCATCCTCGACACCGCCGACGAGAAGGGCTGGGACTTTTCGAAACACGAGGCCGAGGGTCGACTGGCCGTCGTCGACCTCGACCCCGTGGAGATGGCGAACAGCCTGTCGAGCATCCGAAACGACCTCCCGCGGCTGGTCGAGGAGTTCGGTGCCGACCGGCTCGTCCTCGACTCCGTCTCGCTTTTGGAGATGATGTACGACCACCCCTCGAAGCGCCGCAGCGAGGTGTTCAACTTCACGCGGTCGCTGAAGGACGCGGGGGTGACGACGATGCTCACCTCCGAGGCGGACCAGTCCAACCCCTACGTCTCCAGACACGGTATCGTCGAGTACCTCTCCGACGCCGTGTTCGTTCTCCAGTACGTCCGAAACGACGACTTCCGCGAGACGCGGCTCGCAAT